A segment of the Anopheles cruzii chromosome 2, idAnoCruzAS_RS32_06, whole genome shotgun sequence genome:
GGTAGAAAGTCGGTTTCCGTAGACGTGAACTATGGGATACGGTTTTCGACCGAACAAGAGGTTGACCGGTTTATGCGTCAATTAACAGCGGAAATCCATCGCAGATTAGTGGATCTTCGACAGCGCGGAAAAATTGTCACCGTAAAGCTGCTCGTTCGTTCTCCAGAGGCACCGATCGAGACGGCAAAGTTTATGGGTCACGGATTGTGTGATGTTGTAACAAAATCGCAATCTCTAGTGCAGCACACTGACGATATATCGGTGATCGAGAGTGCTGTGCTTGGAATTATGCGCGCGGTCGCTGTTCAACCGAAGGAACTGCGTGGCATTAGCATCCAGATATCCAAGTTCGCTAAAGATCGGAAAACTGTGGATGGTATGGCCGGGGTTCGGTTGAAAAATATGCTGCAACATGCGGAGAGTAAGCAGAAAAAGCCCAACGAAAAACTAAAGCAGACAAGGAACGATGCTTCAAGAGCGGAAATGAAACCACATAACCAGCAGGatgaacagcagcagcagcaaccttcCACCTCGTGGGGTTGCACAGGACAACATCAGATGTCTTTGGTACACGAAAGCTACCGAAcgccaaaaaaagaacgtaCTACTTCAGGAACTGTATTCGGTTCGCCAAAACGACGTGATAATACGGCACCTGCGAACGTAGGATTAAGAAAATTTTTCTCCAACGAAGTCAAATCACCTACGTCCGGTTGTGGTACTGTTCGACCCTTCGAACAATTCCCTTCCGGTCTCGATCCGGAGGTGTTGGCAGCGCTACCGGAGGACATACGCAACGAAGCGATACGTGACTTCAGGCGACAATTGTTATTGCTGTCGGCCAGCAAGACGGGGTCAGCGGAGGATATGAAAACTCCAGTAAAACAATCGCCACTGCCAGTGCCGAATCGTGAAAGGAGTACACCATCGATAGCACCAAGTTTAGAGGATCAGAAAACGCGATGCGTTGATGCTCGGAAAGCTCCGCCAAACGAGGTTGCCGAACAGGCTGAATTGCAATGTGGCGAGAAGTTAGTAACGTGCAGCAGTGATGCGGAAATCGATGAACCATTGTGGGTCACTCCAGAACACAGTCCCTTCAAGGAGCCAAAACAAGGAACGGACAGTAAGAAAGCTGAAAAACGAGAAGCGTGTAAAAATGAACAAGCTGGAAACACAAAAGACAGTAACATTATTAACCGATCCGATTGGTTGATGTTGACCGAAGATTGGGTCGCCAGTGCGGAAGTGCCGTACATTTACGACGTAGAGCTGCTGGCAGCCAATGGCCAAGAATTGGTGCAAAACAAGACTCTCGAAAGATTATATCTTTTTCTGCGTTGTTTCCGTCGATTGGTACAGGAAAAAGGGTCCTGTGCGTGGCACAAAGCGTACAGCAAAATTGTTCGTTCGATTCAGCATCAAATGGTGATCGTCTACGGGTGTAAATTAGCCACTAGGGAAGTAACTTGTAATGTGTGCAATAATTGCAGTGATTAAATGCGCATAAATATATTCTGCCTATCTGCAATAAAGTTAGagtatttatgttttcttagCTTACGGTTTATGAATGAACAGAAATCAAGAAATTCTGCACATGCTCAGCTGTAAGGAGATAAGGAGCGGAAAGAGGCACaagaaattgttttcatttcgttgTTTCGAGCTTGAGCTGCTCTCAACAGAAATCCCAAATCAAAAATGTTACCTACCGATTGATAAACCATGAGAATGCTTGAATCATGAATCTTAAGAAAGTGAGGAGTAATTTACCCATTAACTTCATTTGCCTTCAACATGTTCAATAATCAGCCGACGTTTACGTCGATTTGTAGTTCGTTCTCCCATAACGAATTGACTGATTATATTTCGGAAAGGAAGATTGAaatgatttttcaatttaaaatgattCAGCAGAAACTGGCACTACCTAATGCGAAAATTCGAAACATCCGTTTTCGCCGTTTTCGAATTTGTTTCGAATATTACTGTGTTGTAATTCCTTCAGTCTGAAACGTCACAACGCgaattgtaaacaaatgcaCAAAACAAATTGCGAAACTGCATTGCGTCATATACAACCATGGCCAGTCGACCCTCGATAGTAAATTGCTGCTTAACTTAAGTGCTAactgaaaaaggaaaatggaaaacttctGTGCAAAGGTGTGCAGATTCTGCCTGCACACTGATACCCTTTTAATGCTGATTGATCAGAATCTGATCGCTAAGATTGACCGTGTCTTTTACTTCAAGGTATGACCCATTCTCTGGCAAAGGAAAGATTTCATTCGCTCGCTGGCTACTACAcctcttttttttaatatgttCTGTAGTTAACTCTAGATTCCCAATGTTCGTTCCTAATATGTGCAGCGTGCAAGGCGGTCATCGAGGAGTTTCACGACTTTGTTGAGCAAGTAGAGCGCAATCTAGTAACGCTGAGCGATGGTTTAAGATTAGCAAAGCAACCGGATCCGGTAAAATCCGATCCTGCTTGGAATACAATTCAGTTCGAAGTACTGTGCGAGTCAGAGACAACGGATAACGCTCCACAAAACATCAATCTGCTTTCTGCCGCCCAATCTCTCGTCGAAGCGTTTAATGAATTCGATCAAGGCTGGACGCTCGCAGAGAACGTAATTAAAACCGGCGAGGAAAAACAAGCTCCTGAGGTCAAGAATGTTCACTTAGCGAAAAAAGCGTCGCCCGAAATGAAAGAGAATTCAGTTAAAAATCAACAAATGTGCTCCAAAGGTGGCGAAATAAGCAAAGTCAGTAAACTTATACCATCGCCGGCAGAAGCACGCATCGATTCCGAGCTCACCAATGATCAGCTGGTACTGCGCCACTACGATCTGTCATGTGATCTTTGCTCGACACCATTAACCGATTTTGGTGCACTACGAAAGCACTATCGCTACGAGCATAACTGCTCTGGGTATCTTCTTTGTTGTAACAagaaaatttacaaaaaatgCTGGATGATAGAACACCTGCAGCTGCACCTCGATCCGGATGCATTCCGTTGTTCGCTCTGCCATAAGAGTTACTCTTCAAGCAAAGTTCTGAAGGAGCACATTAAAGAGGTTCACGCAACGGCTGCCGATCGTACGTTGCACTGTGACACTTGCCAGAAAGCGTTTGTCTCTAAAGCACACCTCAATGCTCACGCAATGGTAGCTCACGGATCCGTGCCGTGTCCAGAGTGCGGGAAAGTGCTGGCTAGTCTTGGCTCGCTTCGTAAGCATCGCGTTGCAATGCACGGCGAGGGAGAGAAGCATGTGTGTGAGGTGTGTGCACGGGTATTTCGCACAAAACAGTGCTTTTTGGTGCATCGCAAGCATCATGAAGGTCGGCGGATGGATAGCAGGGTCCAGTGCGGCGTTTGCCGGGTTTGGCTAACGGATAAGTATTGTCTCACGAAACACATACGTCGCATGCACACGGTAGCCGACTGCTCGTTGGAAC
Coding sequences within it:
- the LOC128278306 gene encoding transcription factor grauzone-like → MENFCAKVCRFCLHTDTLLMLIDQNLIAKIDRVFYFKLTLDSQCSFLICAACKAVIEEFHDFVEQVERNLVTLSDGLRLAKQPDPVKSDPAWNTIQFEVLCESETTDNAPQNINLLSAAQSLVEAFNEFDQGWTLAENVIKTGEEKQAPEVKNVHLAKKASPEMKENSVKNQQMCSKGGEISKVSKLIPSPAEARIDSELTNDQLVLRHYDLSCDLCSTPLTDFGALRKHYRYEHNCSGYLLCCNKKIYKKCWMIEHLQLHLDPDAFRCSLCHKSYSSSKVLKEHIKEVHATAADRTLHCDTCQKAFVSKAHLNAHAMVAHGSVPCPECGKVLASLGSLRKHRVAMHGEGEKHVCEVCARVFRTKQCFLVHRKHHEGRRMDSRVQCGVCRVWLTDKYCLTKHIRRMHTVADCSLEPCVVCGKQLRNRDALAYHTRRAHAETRYECELCHKRFKLPHYKREHIAICHTGEALYGCPYCTQRFSTKNKQYLHRKTAHPAEYEAEVRKRIRRE